The window ACTTCTTAAGACTTTAACTCACCGATAATCCACATAATATGTTGGTGCCCTCAAAATTCTAGATGGAGAGTATTTTATAAAACTGTAACAAATAAAATACCATTTTATGGGAAATTAAAGAAATTATGAAATTGTAagactttattttttaatgaacTAGCTAAGTAGCTTTCATTTAAAGAAATTATGAAACTGTAACAAATAAAATACCATTTTATGGGAAATTATTTCAACTACCATAATTAATGAGATATGGTTATAACTTGTATAGTAAATTTTGTTGGGTCATTTTATACCTTTAGTACATATTGTGGTTCCGCCGTATTGTGAATTATCCACCAAAGATTAAAAAGAAAtagttgtaagttgtaacaCAAAGCAACATAGAATAATCATATAACATAGAATAATCATATACAGTATCTACATATGATGGAATTGATAGGTTAGGTTTGGGGCCCAATAAGTGAACTTTAAAACATTCTTCCTATGTGCAACAAACGCGCTTGAGTCTCGTGACATGCCTATAAATACGGACACATTCTTAAGCAAACTCATCTCACAACAAAATATTAAGAAGCAAGAGTGAAATATGGCTAATCGTaacaatattttagttttatgtttCTTAATAGGTTTAGGGTTATGCTCTGCAAGAAGATCACTTCTCACCTACTCTGAATCCGAGGCTGAAGTCGCTTCCTATGGCGAGAAAAGTAGTTTGAGTGTTGGTGTTGGCGTTGGTGCTGATGTTGATGTTGGTATTGGtcttggtggtggtggaggcggAGGAGGATCTGGTGGTGGACATGGTGGTGGTGCTGGAGGAGGTGGCGGCGGTGGTCCTGGAAGAGGATCTGGTTATGGAGGTGGAAGCGGTGAAGGTGGTGGAGCTGGATACGGAGGTGGAGAAGCTGGTGGGCACGGTGGAGGTGGAGGAAGCGGAGAAGGCGGTGGTGGAGGAGCTGGCGGTGCACATGGAGGTGGATACGGGGGTGGAGAAGGCGGTGGTGCTGGAGGAGGATATGGAGGTGGAGGGGCAGGTGGACAAGGgggtggtggaggtggtggaaaaggaggcggtggaggaggaggttCTGGCGCCGGTGGAGCTCACGGTGGTGGTTACGGTGCCGGAGGTGGAGCTGGAGAGGGATACGGTGGTGGCAGTGGAGCTGGGGGacatggtggtggaggaggaggaggtggtggttcAGGAGGTGGGGGAGGTTATGCTGCAGCTGGATCTGGACATGGTGGCGGTGCTGGTAGCGGAGAAGGCGGTGGTGGATATTGACCGTGCATGATATCATATCTATGTGGAGCATAAGGGCCACTGAGTAAAGTCTCATAATACTCGTATaagagattatatatatatggtaacAAATACACTAATCATCTGTAAAATAAGCCGGAAAAGGGGTTGTTGTTGATGTTTCTAATTGTACCAATGTTATATACTACATTACTACTTCGTGtgtatcaaatttttatatatggaGATGAAGATAATATCTTCAAGATATCATATTTGTTCCTATTTTCATTTTATCAATGCATATTTGAAGATGTCACAGACGCGCATGGCGATATTTTTCTATGAATTAAGTGTGTTTCCAATTCCACTctattttttaatctaaaatatagtttagagtaaaaaaacgCTCAAATGATATTCTATTTCTTActatataatagagtgaaaaatatgTTTGCTCTAAATATTgagtaacttgttttttttagtttatcactctattttctattataaaatagaatatcattggagcaaactcaaactctaatataaaattactttattttagaataaGAAATAAAGTAAACCATTAAAGATGATCTTATCCTGTGAGGAAGGTAAATAACACGATCGACGGAAGAAACTGTTTGTCAATCATAGAGTCAAGAtcgtaaataaaaagaaaacaatggaTTAGATAATCAATTAGCGAGTAACAAAGCATCATGTAAATTTAATTCTTCAGTTTTTTTATAAGTATGTGAATTTCATTAAAGATAATGATGCAAGAGATACGTTAGAATTTGAGTGAACAAAAGCTACTGCACCTAAGGTTTGCTAACTAAAGCACGGGTCAAGGCAAGTCTCCCCCAAAAAAggtcaaaaaaaaagacttacaATGACAGTGAGGAATGTTGAAACTAGGTCAGATTAATTATAgtataatatttgtttataaacGGAAAGTTAATTATCTTTCGTTTAATGTGTTGAAATTAGGTCAGAATAATTATAGTATATTTAATTATCAGATAATACATGTCCATAATACATGTCATTTTGCAATATGTGAGACATGCCAAACATACACACACAAGTACCACTTCTTAGTGATAAGCGAATCTGAAATTAGTAGTGTTTCGTATATTCGATTCACGCAATGTAAAAACGTAAATATATGTTGATAAAAGTATATCAGTCATATTAGCCTGCCATTTATAAACGGAAAGTGTTTTATATAGTGGTCGATATAGCTTTCCAAACTTCTTAAGACTGTAACTCAACCGATAATCGAATGATCATACAAAACATAGaataatcatatataatatagaCATAAAATGGAATTGATAGGTTAGGTTTGAAGCCCAACAAGTGAACTTTAAGATATTTTTCTTATGTGCATCAAAAGCGGTTGGGTTTTATAACACTAGAGGTGTCCAAATGGTACCGTCCACACGTACCATCATATCAGTTTCTGTTATAAGGTTGGTCCGTAATGGATAATAGTCCAAAATATTCAAGCCTAATAAAAATCATGTTTAAATGAGAAGATTCATGAACACTATAAGATCATAAAATCCACGTTAGTATTTGGTAGTGATTTTATGTAAAAAATTGGCGAAGAAGAATTTTGTGGACAACAATATCTTCATAACACAACGATataattaatcaaattaaaattgataaaaataaacttttatatatatcaaagtTGAAACACTAAATCATTACAAAGATTGAAtgaatgcaaaaaaaaaggattaatTAAAGTCGATGAACAAGAAGTTAAGTAAAAAAAAGGACTAACAAGAACTCAAGAAGTGAAGTCGAAGTTGGAGGTGAAAGTTGCTTCGGAATGTCCATtttcctctttctcttcttcctttTATAGTTGGTCTTCTTTTGTCTCCAGTTCCTTGAATCTCTCTTTCAGCTTCAATACTTGCCTACGGAAATCTTGGGACCTATCTGATCCAGTCAAGATCGCTCAATCACCGAACTCGAGGATTGGCTTAGTTCTCGGCCGTTTAGTCGTCTCCAGCATGTGCACTTCCGGCCCAACAAACACCCAAtagtatttataatttattttctaattatttgtaagtttttttgtctaaacatgaaaaattaaaatttatcttCAAAACCATGTAGGTACATTTTCCGCCACTAccttaaatttttgttttcccgttaaaatcataaaattatattgttttgtTGAAACTATAAAAGTACACTTTTATGTCAAAATCGTgaaattatgttttttcatcaaaatcgtgaaattatgttttcccaccaaaactataaaaaatacattttcgtCAAAACTAGAAAGTACTTTTCTCTATGAAATccttaaaattatgttttctagATAATCCCGTTATAAATTCTGCAAAAACAAATCTATAgtgataaatttattattacaaCCAACTCACTCAGGGGGCGGAGTCAGCTTAgtgggtgggggggggggggtcagctgacccacttcttttttgtaaaaaaaaaatttagataaaatttgtataatttttgtattgatgatacactaaaaatgaatccttgctactgtcaagttaacagtggtaattatagtatttgagattcaatccagaggaccagttTACTCTTTACTCTTATGAGTTCAATGTCAAGCTGAGAAACAAGTGGGTTTTGAGAATTAATTGCGACAAAAGTAACAAGAATGCCTAGGTAGTTTGAATTCAATTTAAATGAAGCTGGCTTAGGGTCAATAATCGGATGTTACTTGCAGAACTGAACAACTATTCAAGTGCGATGAAATGCGATCTAGAACTCAGATCACTCAGCTGGAACAACTCACTATCGTGATCTTGATCCCTATGCGAGTCGGTCTTGAATCCTAAGCTCTCGCTTGGAACAAGACGCGAAAGCAAGCTTTAGATGCGAGATCTGATTAGTTCACTtaataccctaatatctactctcgctgattagggatactaAGCTCATTCAATATATGTCGACTTATCTCCTAACGGTTAGCTAGAGGATTAAATCATAGATCCGACATTAAGTGATCAGTTCAATGCAGGCAGTAAGATCAATATGAATGAAGATAGTTGAGATCACTTATTTGTGTTCAGTTCATGCGGCTAACACCCTACAACCCTAAGCAAGCTTTGCCTACTACTCAATCATTAAGCAGGATGACACAAACAAGATTTCTGAATAATACtgcatataaaataagtaaaaagacaAAGGGTTCAGGGAAATCTTCTCGTGAGaatgagagatggagccttctcccttacaagttgcgTAGAATCCAAAAAGCAATTTAGGTTTCCTTGTAAAAACTAGTGTAATCTTAAGAAAACGATAGCCTCCCCTTCTTATAGGGGGGCGCTGGTGATAGGGgaataagagaaagagaaagtcgaAAACTAGGGCAAACTCCAGAATAGGAAGTTTCCTTAACGATCGGGAACAGTCTAATGCTTGATCTCTTCTGGAGCAACCCTTGGGTTGTTCTAAATGACTGTTCCATGTTGAATCCTTCAAAACAGCATCTGACTTCCTGAAACTCTCTCCTTTACTCTTTCACCTGTTCCCAACCTGGAATGATGTAAATTAAACAcgaattaggactgaaaatgagCTCAAAGTGCACATGTATTGGTATTAAAAACACCacatatcaattcccccagacttagatccttgtttgtcctcgaACAAGACCAAGCCTCAAGAgcagggagaaaggtttgaagGAGCGGGAACTCGCTTTGTCTAAATAACCATGCCCTTACCACacatctctgaaccatacaagctgTAGAATCAGATCGCACACCCTTACCAGAACACCCCACGATTGCTGTTCGAAGATCAGCTCCGTACTCTATATCTCATACCTGAAAAGGTTGCACTATCGAGACAAAACTCCCTTAAGGATCATTTAAGAACAGCGTGAGCTTCTCATTACAAGCACTATTCAGGGTAGACGGGTTGATAAGGAATAGGCTGTTTTACGGTGGAGCTGAGAGTGTTTGGTGGTTACCGTGTTTGAGTGCATGCAGGATATCGCGCAAAATAGCAAGAGAGGACGGATCTGTTGAAGCCCACAACCCTTACTCATCTCTGCCTCACGGATTAGGTTGTTCTACAATGTGGATCAATCGTGCCACTGTTCTCCAGCTCTTGACTTCTTTTCATTCCTCCAAAATCTGCACCCACTTCTTGCTCACCCTTTTCCAGCAGCATGCATCTCGAATCTTCCCTCTCcatcataaataaattaaagcatttttttttttttttttttttttcagggatAGAGATGGAGAGAGTTATCGGGACGAATGATTTGCAGCCGCTGGGGGTCTATCCTCTGTTTCTCACGGGTGCCATTGTTCCATGCGCTTTCGACTGTTCCTCTCTTTAAGGATTGATCTTGTCGACTGTTCTCATGCGCTTTTGACTGGGATTGATCTCGTCGACTGCTCTGAGTGTCAGGCGTTAACGAGTAAGGGGTTGTGTCAATCCTATCCTCTCCGgcctttttgcacatatctgcacatatgactTTGAAAAACAGAGTGCATGAGGGTGAAAATAAAGGCTTAGGTAGAAGGTTGGAACTAGCTAAAAATGAGCTAGCCgctcaggatcagcaagattggtaaaaagaataagaagtcctgagcgttggtctcgtttccctgatctagtgcccataacaagaagaatttcagtcaagattaggttcaagttAGGAGGAGTtgagtctacccagtgtaacctgatcggatGAGAGCTTCTGGAGAGTCAAATGAGATGGGTCGaagggtgttccaggtccaaGTATGGGCTCTTTcatcactgctaaggtcactggaTAAGAATGTTAGAGCACGAGGTGGTTAAAAGAATATATCACAAGGTCCTCATTCCCACAAGAGTTTTAACTGACTCGATCCTAAACTGACTCGATAAAACATTCAAATGACGCAAGGACTGActcaaaaacaaagaaatagaGTTTCAGCACACAGtgcttcccccagacttaatcGACACCATCCCTGGTGGAAATGAAACTGAGGTCAGCCAAAAAGCAACACAGCATAAaacgttaaaaataaaaataacaagttCAGATGGATAGAACAATGGATAGAGGATAGTCCTTGCGGACTCAGTCGGACTCGCCGCTCTCGGCTGGGTCAAGGGATCGCCTGTTGCGCGAGCGATGAACCTCTTCTGAAGAAGGACCAGTTCCCATGGGTTCCTTGCCGGGACGGTGAGATCTTGGTGGGCGATCTGTCGTGGACTGGCGCTGGTCGCTCCCTCCAATGCATCCCCCAGTGATGAGGTGGAGTATCCTCCGCATGAGGCTGTTGTTCTTTCGCTGCGAGTCCACCATCCAGCGTCTGTAAGCGTGATCATCGGTACATCAGCGAGCTCTCCGAGGTCGTACGATGGGTCGGCTTCAGGGGTGATGTCCTCAACATCATCCATGTTTTCATCAGGGACCGCAGCACGTGGATCAGTGCAAAGGAGCTCGGGGGGAGGAAGAAACCGTATGTTCTCAAACACACTGAACCTGGTGATCTCGGGGTGAGGCAGTTTGGTGAATAGTTGAGTACCGGCTTTATCGAAAAAGCTGTAGGTCTCTTCATCTCGCATGATGTGGCACGCCATTAGGTACCTGATGTCGAGGTACTGGACCTCCTTGTTGACGCTGTATTTGGTGAGATCAATGCCGAAATGCTTGAAAAGCGGTGTGAGCAGGCTGCCGCTCCTGTCTTTCTTCTTCGAGCCGTGCATAAGGCACTGTCGCCGCTCGCATATCATGGTGATGAAGTTGAAACCGGGATTCGTCTTAACCCTTTGAATGGGAATTCCGGAACCAGAGGCGCGAATTTCATCCTCAATACCAGTGTACAGGGTTTGCAGCTCCCCGTTGGTGACCTTCGATGTCAGTTCCTTGGCGAACAGGAGGTTCGAGATGATCTTCGCGATGACACGAAGCGCGGGGTTCCGAATCTGCGACTGGTAGACCTTCCCTGCTGTGAAGTTCCCATTTGCAATGCAGTCCCAAAAGGCGTTagagggagagaactttttcgcCACCGCTACCCCCTTCGGTTCAGCGGCCATCTCATAGATTTCATTGAGCTTGTCGAGGGACAAGCGACAGTACTCTCCATCCGCCATGAAAGAGAACGAGCAGTTGGCGTAGGAGGGTGCGTCGGAATCCTCGTAGGTGATCGTGGCCGTGGCGAGCATCTGGCGAACAAGGTCTGGATAGAGCTCGTGCGTTGTGTAGCACAGAGGAGCAATCCCGATGGCGTGCAGCGTTTCGAATACATCCTCGTCGATCCCAAGATCAGCCAAAGTTTCTGTGTGGCAGAAACGAGTGGGTAGCATGTCAACTCGGAGGAGGGCGTTGTAACGAGCTGCTGTCCCCTTATCCCACCCCTCGCAATTGAAGTCCAGGAGCAATGGGCTGTCGAGATCAATCAGTTCACCCTCTTGCTCGCGGGGCCATGGGTAGGAGGCGGACGTTTGTTGCTGCACTTGCGGGGGTGGCGTGCTGCACGTGGCTCTCGTTCGCTTGGCGGATTGCTTAGTTCTTGCCATCTACAAGGCAAACAAGATCAAGCATTAGTTCTATTATGTCACACAGAAGAAATGGAATCGAGGTATTCCCATCTCTCCTTGTGCAAACTGCAAACCGCTGTTCACTTCAACAAATTTCAACCAAATCAAACTCAAATCGCAATCGTGAAATAGTAGAGTGTTCATATTCTAAATCAACCCTAACAGCACGAGGGGAGATCGATATCAAGTGGTTAAACAAGAATCGATCTATGAAAGCGGTTTAGAAATGAAATTGCAAACCGAGGTTGTTGCGATTTGGTTGGGATTGTCGGGTCTCTTACCTGTGGAAACTGGTGAAGTGATCTGCAAAAACAGAGAGAACTCGAGATTCCAAACGAATGAGAAGCAAAACCACTTAAAACGGTTGAGAATCAAAGATTTGGTGGTTTGTTTAAAGGAAATCGCAAGTGGGGGATCAGTGTACGGCGGACTGAAAGGGAAAGTGAAGGGTGAAGCCTTAAATAGGCAAAACCCTAACTGTCCCGAAATTAtcctctttatatttttttttttttatattttttttttttattgtcggAACACTTACCTGGAACAGTCGATGGGTTGTTCTAGCAGAAGAACAGTCCGCTGGTTGTTCTGAGTGAAGAGTCCGATTTTCTTTTTCtgcaaaataaattagaaaaggaaaagaacagACTATGTAGACAATGTATGTACtgaccagtgggttgcctcccaccaagcgcttgttTAAAGTCATTAGCTCGACTTGGATCAATCGATCAGGCTGATGGGGGCTCGCTTAGGGGAATCTCTTCTCCCTCTGCGATAGTGGAGTCAGCAAGGTAGTGCTTGACGCGCTGTCCATTCACTACAAACTCGTCCCCTTTTCTGTCTAATAGCACAACTGCTCCGTAGGGTCGAACTTCCTTAACAGTGAAAGGCCCGGACCATCTAGACTTCAACTTCCCTGGGAACAGTCTCAGCCTTGAATTGAAAAGCAAGACCTTATCGTTGGGTTCGAATTGTCTGGCAATGATCCTCTTGTCATGGTAGGCCTTGGTTTTCTCTTTGTAGATTTTGGAGCTTTCATAGGCGAGGTGCCTTATCTCCTCCAGTTCATGAATCTGGATCATGCGTCTCTCGGTCGCTGGCTTGATGTCAAAATTCAGTAGCTTGACTGCCCATGCGGCCTTGTATTCAAGCTCGACGGGGAGGTGACATGCTTTACCATACACAAGGTGGTAGGGGGTCGTTCCTAGCGGCGTCTTGTAGGCTGTTCTGTAGGCCCATAGCGCATCGTCCAGCTTAAGCGACCAGTCCTTTCGCGAAGTGTTGACAGTTTTCTGCAGGATGCTTTTGATCTCCCTGTTGGACACCTCAACTTGTCCGCTCGTCTGTGGATGGTAAGCGGTTGCCACTTTGTGGTTCACTCCATTCTTCCTTTAAAAGGCCCTGAAATGCCTTGTTGATGAAGTGTGTTCCACCATCGCTGATTACGACCCTAGGCACTCCGAACCTTGGGAATATGATTGAGCTGAACATCTTAGTCGCCACTTTTGCATCGTTCGTAGGGCTTGCTACTGCTTCTACCCACTTAGACACGTAGTCAACGGCGACAAGGATGTACTCGTTCTTGAAGGACGCAGGGAATGGTCCCATGAAATCGACTCCCCAACAGTCGAATACCTCAACCTCTAGAATGTAATTctgaggcatctcattccttTTGCTGATGTTCCCAAGTCGCTGGCATGCATCGCATCTGGCTACGTAGGCTTGAGCATCCCTGAACATAGTCGGCCACCAGAATCCTGCTTGGAGGACTTTAGAAACCGTTTTGAATGCAGCAAAATGACCTGCGTAAGATGAACCATGGCAGTGGTGCAGAATTCTTGGGATATCTGCCTCTGGAACACACCTTCTGAACAAACCATCCTTGCCTTGTCTGTACAAGAACGGTTCATCCCAAACATAACGCCTAGCTTCTCTCAGGAATTTCCTCTTATCGTTTCCTGTGAACTTAAGTGGTGGCTTTTCAGCAGCTAGATAGTTAGCAATCTCAGCAAACCATGGGAGGTGAGGATATTGCTTTTGGATCAAGGCGACAGGATGTTCGAGATATGAGAACAATCGGGCGCCTTCCTCGGAGGTTGTTCCGCGATGCTGGAGCAGTCTGATGCGGTTCTTATAGATTGTTCCGCGTAACACAGACCAATCGCGTTGACGTGTTCAACTGGGTGTTCCTCATCAAGAGTTGTGTCGTCCTCAATCTTCATTCTGGATAGATGGTCAGCGACCCCATTCTCGACACCTCTCTTGTCTTTTATCTCTAGATCAAattcttggagaagaagaatccacCTTAACAACCTCGGTTTCGCATCTTTCTTTGTGAGCAGGTACTTAAGAGCAGCATGGTCTGTGTGCACAATCACTTTAGATCCCACTAGGTAGGACCTAAATTTTTCGAAAGCAAAAACAATAGCCAGAAGCTCTTTCTCAGTTGTAGCGTATCTGCACTGAGCTTCATCCATAGTTTTGCTAGCGTAATAGATCACATGAAGTTTCTTGTCCTTACGCTGCCCAAGTACTGCTCCAACTGCGAAATCGCTTGCATCAGTCATGATTTCAAAGGGTAGGTCCCAGTCTGGTGGTGCACAACGGTGCGCTGACTAGAGCTCCCTTGATGGTGTGGAAAGCAGCTAGACACTCACTGTCGAAATCAAATTTGATCTCCTTACAGAGCAGTCTGGTGAGTGGTCTTGCTATCCTCGAGAAATCCTGGATAAACCGTCGGTAAAACCCAGCGTGACCCAAGAAACTCCTGATGGCCTTCACGTTTGTTGGTGGTTGCAAACTCATCATCACTTCGATCTTTGCTTATCCACCTCAATTCCTTTCTCGGAGATCTTGTGCCCTAGAACAATCCCGTCTGTGACCATGAAGTGGCATTTCTCCCAGTTGAGTACGAGGTGTTTCTCCTCACACCTTTTAAGAACCCTGCACAAGTTTGACAAACAGACATTAAAGGAGCTTCCATAGACGCTGAAATCGTCCATGAAAACTTCCATAATGTCTTCAATCAGGTCAGTAAAGATCGACATCATGCAGCGCTGGAACGTTGCTGGCGCATTGCACAAGCCGAATGGCATTCTCCTGTAAGCGTACGTTCCGTAGGGACATGTGAACGTCGTCTTCTCCTGATCGTCTGGATGGATGGGAATCTGAAAGAAACCTGAATAACCATCTAAAAAGCAGTAATATGGGTGGTTAGCCAATCTCTCAAGCATTTGATCAATAAAAGGGAGTGGGAAGTGATCCTTTCTAGTTGCTGCATTTAATTTCCTGAAATCTATGCACATGCGATGTCCTGTCACTGTCCTAGTAGGGATCAAttcattcttttcatttgtgaTAACAGTGATCCCACCTTTCTTAGGTACAACATGAACAGGACTGACCCATTTACTATCAGAAATCGCATAGATCACACCTGCTTCAAGAAGTTTCATTATCTCTTTCTTAACGACATcttttagattcgggtttaacctcctctgatgttcgacagaagtcattgattcatcttcCAAGTGGATTCTATGCATGCATAAATCAGGCGAAATACCAGGGATGTCAGCTAGCGAATATCCTAATGCCTTACGATATTTTCTAAGCTCGCATAAAAGCAATGCAGTTTCCACATTATTCAGCTCAGCATTCACAATGACAGGATATGTGGAATTCGGACCTAAGAAAGCGTACCTGAGCCCTTTGGGAAGGGGTTTTAGCTCAACTTTGGGAGCCTTGAGCTCGCTCCAGGGATCCTCTGGTTGGTCCGGTTTAGGGGTCGCTCCAGATGGAGTGGTCTCGCACCTGTTGATatcctcccccagacttagactCGCTACCATTCTCCCCATACTCCTTGCGGAGTCAAGCATCTTGGCATATCCATCAGCATCAATGTTCACCATACTCTGCTCGGCTTCAGCACGCACCAGTGCAAGTTCCAGTGGGTCTTCGGTAAGAATCTCCTCGATCATTCCTTCTTGTGGTTGGAGCGGATCAACCCCTTCATTGACCTCAAAGGTTTGTCCATCCAACATCGGCTTCTTTAGCAACTCATCCATTTCGAATTGCATAACTATGTCCCCAAGATTCAGATCAATCTTTCCCTGTCGCACATCAATGATAGCTCCGACAGTACATAAGAATGGTCTTCCCAAGATGAGGGGGTCCTTAGACTCTTCTTCCAATTCCAGAACAACGAAGTCTGCTGGAACAGTGGTGTTCCCTACTTTCACTTGGAGATCCTCTAGAATACCAACAGGAGATTTGACTGATCTGTCTGCGAAAACCAAGGACATCTTAGTTGGTTTGAAGTGCGTGTATCCGAGTCGTAAAGCGACAGAGTAGGGCATGAGATTCACGCTAGACCCAAGATCCACCAAGGAGCAGGCGAAAACTGTCTTCCCAATCTGGATAGAGAGGACAAATTTGCCGGGATCTCCTCGTTTTTTTATTTGCCTGTTCTGAAGCACTGCGCTGCACTCCTTGGAAACTGTCATGAACTCGCTCTCGTCTGATATTTTCCCTGAGATCAACCCCTTCATAAAGCTACGCATGGAGGGCATCATCTGAATCGCATCCATCAGGGGAAGTCGGACGGTTAGATCTTCCAGCATCTTCCTGCATTTTATTTCCTCCTTGTCCTTACGAGTGACCTTCGCTGGAACAGGGTAAGGGACTTTTGGAATGTATTCGCGAGGAGGAACAGCCTCTGGAATCGGGCGCACTGCTTCAGCCGGTTGTTCTGAGCGTGGCGAGGCTGTTTCGAACTACCGGCTCTGTATTCCCCTCATCTGCTTGGTCGGCTGCGGTTGCTCTGACTCTTTCTGCTTGCCTTTCTCAGCCGCGGTGAACCTTCTCCTTTCTGGCTCGGAAAGTTGCTTCCCGCTTCTTAGCTGAACCGCATTGCACTCCTTGGGGTTTTTGTCTGTTTTACCAGGTAGAGTACCTTGCTGTCTCTTGACACTCTCGGCAGTCTGAGCTATCTGAATGTCCATCTGTCTCATATGGCTTGCGACATTATCATATTTGGTGCTCAGGTCTCCGAACATATGGTTCATCCTAGTATTGATCTCAGTGGTGACCTGGTTCAGCGCTTTCCCTTGGAGCTGTTGTCCTTGGAGGAGTTGCTGCAGCATGGTTTTAGTTTCATCTTGCGGAACAGCGACAGGGGTGGAGGTAGCGACTTGAGTGTTCTGGTGGTTCTGTATTTGAGGCTGATTGCTCTGCGGTTGGCTTAGAACATATGTTCGGGGCTGATAGTTCTTCTGATATCCCGAATACTGGCCCTGGTTGTTCTGCGCCGGATCAACTTGTTTGTCCTGCTTAGGCCAGAAGAGTTGTGGATTGTTCCTTACGTTAGGGTTTGGGTGATAATTCTTCAGCTGCCACCCTTGTCCATTTACGTAACTCACTTCCTGCTGATCGTCTCCTGCCTGCTCAGCTTCAAACGCCTTATCCCCCGCATTTTTCTCAGGAGTTGCTTCTTCCATTATGAAAACCTGGCTCTGGTTTCCTTTCAGCAGTTGGTCCATCTTCGCCGCTATATCGTCTATGCTGTTCACACTTTTAGAGCGATCATGCTCTTTGTTCTTGTTGAG of the Brassica rapa cultivar Chiifu-401-42 chromosome A03, CAAS_Brap_v3.01, whole genome shotgun sequence genome contains:
- the LOC103857707 gene encoding glycine-rich protein DOT1; its protein translation is MANRNNILVLCFLIGLGLCSARRSLLTYSESEAEVASYGEKSSLSVGVGVGADVDVGIGLGGGGGGGGSGGGHGGGAGGGGGGGPGRGSGYGGGSGEGGGAGYGGGEAGGHGGGGGSGEGGGGGAGGAHGGGYGGGEGGGAGGGYGGGGAGGQGGGGGGGKGGGGGGGSGAGGAHGGGYGAGGGAGEGYGGGSGAGGHGGGGGGGGGSGGGGGYAAAGSGHGGGAGSGEGGGGY
- the LOC117132550 gene encoding uncharacterized protein LOC117132550, giving the protein MARTKQSAKRTRATCSTPPPQVQQQTSASYPWPREQEGELIDLDSPLLLDFNCEGWDKGTAARYNALLRVDMLPTRFCHTETLADLGIDEDVFETLHAIGIAPLCYTTHELYPDLVRQMLATATITYEDSDAPSYANCSFSFMADGEYCRLSLDKLNEIYEMAAEPKGVAVAKKFSPSNAFWDCIANGNFTAGKVYQSQIRNPALRVIAKIISNLLFAKELTSKVTNGELQTLYTGIEDEIRASGSGIPIQRVKTNPGFNFITMICERRQCLMHGSKKKDRSGSLLTPLFKHFGIDLTKYSVNKEVQYLDIRYLMACHIMRDEETYSFFDKAGTQLFTKLPHPEITRFSVFENIRFLPPPELLCTDPRAAVPDENMDDVEDITPEADPSYDLGELADVPMITLTDAGWWTRSERTTASCGGYSTSSLGDALEGATSASPRQIAHQDLTVPARNPWELVLLQKRFIARATGDPLTQPRAASPTESARTILYPLFYPSELVIFIFNVLCCVAFWLTSVSFPPGMVSIKSGGSTVC